In Trifolium pratense cultivar HEN17-A07 linkage group LG7, ARS_RC_1.1, whole genome shotgun sequence, a genomic segment contains:
- the LOC123896776 gene encoding uncharacterized protein LOC123896776 isoform X1: MKRVSSNDASCIEEYPRKKRAVVITGESKRFKAGSTAPLPEKVDAIAYPHNNMGEKYMHYSYTNCTNQLYETRKPCNVTTHFPESVEEPDYSCSNLSSVASCSVISGSEFFGDTLAGPCQDDEDTLCSGAEYLDVEDVDGFYGDRLAHPCHSDENTVCSDAESLDVEDVDEGCDIFPKEVVAEKIHRLELNAYLCTLEAMYASGPLSWEKEGLLTNLRISLNISNDEHLMGIKNLVSSGQNF; the protein is encoded by the coding sequence ATGAAAAGAGTGTCCTCTAACGACGCATCATGTATTGAGGAATATCCCAGAAAAAAGAGGGCTGTTGTGATTACGGGTGAGTCTAAAAGATTCAAAGCAGGATCCACTGCTCCATTGCCAGAAAAGGTAGATGCTATTGCTTACCCACATAATAATATGGGTGAAAAATACATGCATTATTCCTACACTAATTGTACCAATCAATTATATGAAACGAGGAAACCTTGTAATGTTACAACACACTTTCCTGAATCCGTTGAAGAACCAGATTATTCTTGTAGTAATCTGAGTTCAGTTGCCAGCTGTAGTGTAATAAGTGGTAGTGAATTTTTTGGTGATACATTAGCAGGTCCTTGCCAAGATGATGAAGATACCCTTTGCAGTGGTGCAGAATATCTAGATGTTGAAGATGTGGATGGATTTTATGGCGATAGGTTAGCACATCCTTGCCATAGTGATGAAAATACCGTTTGCAGTGATGCAGAATCTCTAGATGTTGAAGATGTGGATGAAGGATGTGACATTTTTCCAAAAGAGGTTGTAGCAGAAAAAATCCATAGGTTAGAGTTGAATGCTTATCTCTGTACCTTAGAGGCAATGTATGCTTCTGGTCCTTTAAGTTGGGAAAAAGAGGGATTGTTGACTAATCTTCGTATTTCACTCAATATCTCAAATGATGAACATTTGATGGGAATAAAGAACTTAGTTTCCTCTGGTCagaatttttaa
- the LOC123896776 gene encoding uncharacterized protein LOC123896776 isoform X3, producing MKRVSSNDASCIEEYPRKKRAVVITGESKRFKAGSTAPLPEKVDAIAYPHNNMGEKYMHYSYTNCTNQLYETRKPCNVTTHFPESVEEPDYSCSNLSSVASCSVISGSEFFGDTLAGPCQDDEDTLCSGAEYLDVEDVDGFYGDRLAHPCHSDENTVCSDAESLDVEDVDEGCDIFPKEVVAEKIHRASVGGLHALLAMAKYDVRCA from the exons ATGAAAAGAGTGTCCTCTAACGACGCATCATGTATTGAGGAATATCCCAGAAAAAAGAGGGCTGTTGTGATTACGGGTGAGTCTAAAAGATTCAAAGCAGGATCCACTGCTCCATTGCCAGAAAAGGTAGATGCTATTGCTTACCCACATAATAATATGGGTGAAAAATACATGCATTATTCCTACACTAATTGTACCAATCAATTATATGAAACGAGGAAACCTTGTAATGTTACAACACACTTTCCTGAATCCGTTGAAGAACCAGATTATTCTTGTAGTAATCTGAGTTCAGTTGCCAGCTGTAGTGTAATAAGTGGTAGTGAATTTTTTGGTGATACATTAGCAGGTCCTTGCCAAGATGATGAAGATACCCTTTGCAGTGGTGCAGAATATCTAGATGTTGAAGATGTGGATGGATTTTATGGCGATAGGTTAGCACATCCTTGCCATAGTGATGAAAATACCGTTTGCAGTGATGCAGAATCTCTAGATGTTGAAGATGTGGATGAAGGATGTGACATTTTTCCAAAAGAGGTTGTAGCAGAAAAAATCCATAG GGCCAGTGTAGGAGGCTTGCACGCCTTGCTTGCAATGGCTAAATATGATGTTAG GTGTGCTTAG
- the LOC123896776 gene encoding uncharacterized protein LOC123896776 isoform X5, with product MKRVSSNDASCIEEYPRKKRAVVITGPCQDDEDTLCSGAEYLDVEDVDGFYGDRLAHPCHSDENTVCSDAESLDVEDVDEGCDIFPKEVVAEKIHRLELNAYLCTLEAMYASGPLSWEKEGLLTNLRISLNISNDEHLMGIKNLVSSGQNF from the exons ATGAAAAGAGTGTCCTCTAACGACGCATCATGTATTGAGGAATATCCCAGAAAAAAGAGGGCTGTTGTGATTACGG GTCCTTGCCAAGATGATGAAGATACCCTTTGCAGTGGTGCAGAATATCTAGATGTTGAAGATGTGGATGGATTTTATGGCGATAGGTTAGCACATCCTTGCCATAGTGATGAAAATACCGTTTGCAGTGATGCAGAATCTCTAGATGTTGAAGATGTGGATGAAGGATGTGACATTTTTCCAAAAGAGGTTGTAGCAGAAAAAATCCATAGGTTAGAGTTGAATGCTTATCTCTGTACCTTAGAGGCAATGTATGCTTCTGGTCCTTTAAGTTGGGAAAAAGAGGGATTGTTGACTAATCTTCGTATTTCACTCAATATCTCAAATGATGAACATTTGATGGGAATAAAGAACTTAGTTTCCTCTGGTCagaatttttaa
- the LOC123896776 gene encoding uncharacterized protein LOC123896776 isoform X4, giving the protein MKRVSSNDASCIEEYPRKKRAVVITAGPCQDDEDTLCSGAEYLDVEDVDGFYGDRLAHPCHSDENTVCSDAESLDVEDVDEGCDIFPKEVVAEKIHRLELNAYLCTLEAMYASGPLSWEKEGLLTNLRISLNISNDEHLMGIKNLVSSGQNF; this is encoded by the exons ATGAAAAGAGTGTCCTCTAACGACGCATCATGTATTGAGGAATATCCCAGAAAAAAGAGGGCTGTTGTGATTACGG CAGGTCCTTGCCAAGATGATGAAGATACCCTTTGCAGTGGTGCAGAATATCTAGATGTTGAAGATGTGGATGGATTTTATGGCGATAGGTTAGCACATCCTTGCCATAGTGATGAAAATACCGTTTGCAGTGATGCAGAATCTCTAGATGTTGAAGATGTGGATGAAGGATGTGACATTTTTCCAAAAGAGGTTGTAGCAGAAAAAATCCATAGGTTAGAGTTGAATGCTTATCTCTGTACCTTAGAGGCAATGTATGCTTCTGGTCCTTTAAGTTGGGAAAAAGAGGGATTGTTGACTAATCTTCGTATTTCACTCAATATCTCAAATGATGAACATTTGATGGGAATAAAGAACTTAGTTTCCTCTGGTCagaatttttaa
- the LOC123896776 gene encoding uncharacterized protein LOC123896776 isoform X6: MKRVSSNDASCIEEYPRKKRAVVITGPCQDDEDTLCSGAEYLDVEDVDGFYGDRLAHPCHSDENTVCSDAESLDVEDVDEGCDIFPKEVVAEKIHRASVGGLHALLAMAKYDVRCA; the protein is encoded by the exons ATGAAAAGAGTGTCCTCTAACGACGCATCATGTATTGAGGAATATCCCAGAAAAAAGAGGGCTGTTGTGATTACGG GTCCTTGCCAAGATGATGAAGATACCCTTTGCAGTGGTGCAGAATATCTAGATGTTGAAGATGTGGATGGATTTTATGGCGATAGGTTAGCACATCCTTGCCATAGTGATGAAAATACCGTTTGCAGTGATGCAGAATCTCTAGATGTTGAAGATGTGGATGAAGGATGTGACATTTTTCCAAAAGAGGTTGTAGCAGAAAAAATCCATAG GGCCAGTGTAGGAGGCTTGCACGCCTTGCTTGCAATGGCTAAATATGATGTTAG GTGTGCTTAG
- the LOC123896776 gene encoding uncharacterized protein LOC123896776 isoform X2 — translation MKRVSSNDASCIEEYPRKKRAVVITGESKRFKAGSTAPLPEKVDAIAYPHNNMGEKYMHYSYTNCTNQLYETRKPCNVTTHFPESVEEPDYSCSNLSSVASCSVISGSEFFGDTLAGPCQDDEDTLCSGAEYLDVEDVDGFYGDRLAHPCHSDENTVCSDAESLDVEDVDEGCDIFPKEVVAEKIHRASVGGLHALLAMAKYDVRSASLSLQINWLHLPVIISEIRNF, via the exons ATGAAAAGAGTGTCCTCTAACGACGCATCATGTATTGAGGAATATCCCAGAAAAAAGAGGGCTGTTGTGATTACGGGTGAGTCTAAAAGATTCAAAGCAGGATCCACTGCTCCATTGCCAGAAAAGGTAGATGCTATTGCTTACCCACATAATAATATGGGTGAAAAATACATGCATTATTCCTACACTAATTGTACCAATCAATTATATGAAACGAGGAAACCTTGTAATGTTACAACACACTTTCCTGAATCCGTTGAAGAACCAGATTATTCTTGTAGTAATCTGAGTTCAGTTGCCAGCTGTAGTGTAATAAGTGGTAGTGAATTTTTTGGTGATACATTAGCAGGTCCTTGCCAAGATGATGAAGATACCCTTTGCAGTGGTGCAGAATATCTAGATGTTGAAGATGTGGATGGATTTTATGGCGATAGGTTAGCACATCCTTGCCATAGTGATGAAAATACCGTTTGCAGTGATGCAGAATCTCTAGATGTTGAAGATGTGGATGAAGGATGTGACATTTTTCCAAAAGAGGTTGTAGCAGAAAAAATCCATAG GGCCAGTGTAGGAGGCTTGCACGCCTTGCTTGCAATGGCTAAATATGATGTTAGGTCTGCCTCGTTATCTCTGCAAATTAATTGGTTACATCTACCAGTAATTATCTCAGAGATAAGAAATTTCTGA